Proteins from a genomic interval of Rosa chinensis cultivar Old Blush chromosome 2, RchiOBHm-V2, whole genome shotgun sequence:
- the LOC112188600 gene encoding cytochrome P450 716B1 produces MLSAISKEEFLFLVKKYYDILTVALLFSIGVAFFVSKLAWRKVTGSRGHIPGRLGLPFIGETISFMSATNSTRGCYDFIRFRRIWYGKWFKTRIFGKIHVFVPSTEGAKMIFSNDFAKFNKGYVKSMADCIGDKSLLCVPHENHKRIRRLLSDPFSMNSLSSFIEKFDRMLCQKLKKLEQGGKSFSVLDFSMRMTFDAMCCMLMSVMDEPLLRQLEKDCTAVSDGILSVPVMIPGTRYYKGIKARRRLMETFKDMIARRRSGKELPEPEDFLQSMLRRDSYPPNEKLQDSEIMDNLMTLIIAGQTTTSAAMMWSVKFLDENQQVQDILREEQLSIATSKPEGASITLEDINNMSYCWKVVKETVRMSTVVMWYPRVALSDCTIEGFEIKKGWHVNIDATCIHNDPDLYPDPTKFNPSRFDEIQKPYSFIPFGSGPRTCLGINMAKMTMMIFLHRLTTAYRWTVDDLDTSLEKKAHIPRLRSGCPITLTARPCK; encoded by the exons ATGCTGAGTGCAATATCAAAAGAAGAGTTCCTCTTCCTTGTTAAGAAGTATTATGATATTCTCACTGTTGCACTACTGTTTTCTATCGGAGTTGCATTTTTCGTCTCTAAATTAGCATGGAGAAAGGTCACAGGTTCCAGAGGTCACATCCCTGGCCGGTTGGGGTTACCCTTTATTGGTGAAACCATTTCTTTTATGTCAGCAACCAATAGCACAAGAGGATGCTATGATTTTATCAGATTCCGGCGAATATG GTATGGGAAGTGGTTCAAGACGAgaatttttggcaagatccatGTGTTTGTTCCAAGTACAGAGGgtgcaaaaatgatattttcTAATGATTTTGCTAAGTTCAACAAAGGATATGTGAAATCAATGGCAGATTGTATTGGAGATAAAAGCTTGCTCTGTGTACCACATGAGAACCATAAAAGAATAAGGCGCTTATTATCAGATCCTTTCTCCATGAATTCTTTATCTTCGTTCATTGAGAAATTCGATAGAATGCTGTGTCAGAAGCTGAAGAAACTAGAACAAGGTGGGAAAAGCTTTTCGGTGCTTGACTTCAGTATGAGG ATGACATTTGATGCGATGTGCTGCATGCTAATGAGTGTCATGGATGAGCCCTTGCTAAGGCAGCTTGAGAAAGACTGCACTGCAGTCTCGGATGGAATCTTATCTGTTCCTGTCATGATTCCAGGCACTAGATATTACAAAGGCATCAAG GCACGCAGACGTCTCATGGAAACCTTTAAAGACATGATTGCCAGAAGAAGGAGTGGGAAGGAGTTGCCAGAACCAGAAGATttcctacagtccatgttgcGAAGAGACTCATACCCTCCCAATGAAAAGCTGCAAGACTCAGAAATCATGGACAACCTAATGACACTTATAATTGCAGGGCAGACGACCACTTCAGCTGCAATGATGTGGAGTGTCAAGTTTCTGGATGAGAACCAACAAGTCCAAGACATTCTTAGG GAGGAACAATTGTCTATAGCCACATCCAAGCCCGAAGGAGCATCAATTACCCTTGAAGATATTAATAATATGTCCTACTGTTGGAAG GTTGTTAAAGAAACAGTAAGGATGTCAACTGTGGTTATGTGGTATCCTCGAGTTGCACTCAGTGACTGTACTATAGAAG gttttgagataaagaaAGGGTGGCATGTGAACATTGACGCGACATGCATACACAACGACCCAGATTTGTACCCAGACCCTACTAAATTCAACCCTTCTAGATTTGAT GAAATACAAAAGCCATATAGTTTCATACCATTTGGGTCAGGACCCAGGACATGTTTGGGAATCAATATGGCCAAGATGACAATGATGATCTTTCTTCACCGTCTCACTACTGCATACAG GTGGACAGTCGATGATCTTGATACCAGTCTAGAAAAGAAGGCCCATATTCCTAGACTAAGAAGTGGTTGTCCAATTACCTTGACGGCGCGGCCTTGTAAGTAA
- the LOC112188639 gene encoding loganic acid O-methyltransferase — MVEAYPMKGGDGPNSYAKNSSYQKGVAGAAQEVVNRAIAEKLDIDNITLSNSNTFSIADLGCSVGPNTFSAVGNIIEAVQLKYQSQVRLLDSQIPEFQVFFNDHTPNDFNMLFQSLPPNRQYYAMGVPGSFYGRLFPKASVHFVHSSYAIHWLSRVPKQVLDKNSPAWNKGRIHYLNSTDAVVRAFEAQYAEDMACFLHARAQEIVCGGLMVLIIPGHIQDTHHSQSFRNMTYQLLGSCLMDLARKGVVSEEKVDSFNIPIYYMSPQELEASVERNGCFSIEGMENLRKISKLGSVTESAQLIASHGRAVMEGLFRQQFGDEILDELFDLYRKKLEENPSIFESMDATLFLAVLKRNAN; from the exons ATGGTTGAAGCATATCCAATGAAAGGTGGAGATGGACCCAACAGCTATGCCAAGAACTCCAGTTACCAG AAAGGAGTTGCAGGTGCTGCCCAAGAAGTTGTGAACAGGGCTATAGCAGAAAAGCTTGACATAGACAATATCACATTATCTAATTCCAACACCTTTAGCATTGCAGATTTAGGTTGCTCTGTTGGGCCAAATACGTTTTCTGCAGTTGGGAACATAATTGAAGCTGTGCAGCTCAAGTATCAAAGCCAAGTGCGGCTGCTTGATTCCCAAATCCCCGAATTTCAAGTTTTCTTTAATGATCATACCCCAAATGACTTTAACATGCTCTTCCAGTCCCTCCCTCCCAACAGACAATACTATGCAATGGGTGTGCCTGGTTCTTTCTATGGTCGTCTATTTCCTAAAGCTTCGGTTCACTTTGTTCACTCTTCTTACGCCATTCATTGGCTTTCAAGGGTACCGAAGCAGGTACTCGATAAAAATAGCCCCGCTTGGAACAAAGGACGAATCCATTACCTAAATTCCACAGATGCAGTAGTGAGGGCATTTGAAGCTCAATATGCTGAGGACATGGCGTGCTTCCTGCATGCCAGGGCACAAGAGATTGTCTGTGGAGGATTGATGGTACTTATCATTCCAGGTCACATTCAAGATACACATCATTCCCAATCTTTCAGAAATATGACCTATCAATTATTAGGGTCTTGCCTCATGGACTTGGCTAGGAAG GGAGTAGTTAGCGAGGAGAAGGTAGATTCGTTTAATATACCTATTTACTATATGTCTCCCCAAGAACTGGAAGCTTCTGTAGAAAGAAATGGCTGTTTTAGCATAGAGGGTATGGAAAACTTACGTAAGATCTCAAAACTTGGCAGTGTCACCGAAAGTGCCCAACTAATTGCATCTCACGGAAGAGCTGTCATGGAGGGACTGTTCAGGCAGCAATTTGGAGATGAAATTTTAGATGAGCTCTTTGACTTGTACCGCAAGAAACTTGAAGAGAATCCCTCCATCTTTGAGTCAATGGATGCAACTCTCTTTCTTGCCGTGCTTAAACGCAACGCAAATTGA
- the LOC112187633 gene encoding acyl-coenzyme A oxidase 3, peroxisomal, translating into MDRVTWRTRVLSNHLHRSSASSALTANPCVGFSPPELTERFEFETKEMRRLLDHHNLEERDWLFGLMRQSKLFNQKEAGDGRVFVSPDYNQSMEQQREMTMKRIAYLLDRGVFRGWLTEKGAEAELRNFALQEVAAIYDHSLSVKIGVHFFLWGGAILFFGTKRHHDKWLRDTENYAIKGCFAMSELGHGSNVRGIETVTTYDSKTGEFVINTPCESAQKYWIGGAANHATHTIVFSQLIISGTNQGVHAFIAQIRDGNGNICPNIRIADCGHKIGLNGVDNGRIWFDNVRIPRENLLNSVADVSAEGQYLSAIKNPDQRFAAFLAPLTFGRVTIATSAIYTAKISLAIAIRYSLTRRAFSVTPNGPEVLLLDYPSHQHRLLPLLAKTYAMTFAANHLKMIYVRRTPESSKTIHVVSSAFKATLTWHNMRTLQECREACGGQGLKTENRIGNLKGEFDVQSTFEGDNNVLMQQVSKALLAEFITAQKRSKPFKALGLEHMNKPCPVIPSRLTSSTLQSIEFQMDAFCLRERDLLNRFAVEVSQRQKQGESKEYSVLLSYQLADDLGRAFSDRTILQTFIDVEATVPAGSLKNVLATLRTLYALICLEEDVAFLRYGYLSTDNVAAVRKEVSSLCRELRPHALALVSSFGIPDAFLGPIAFNWIESNSWSSVQQH; encoded by the exons ATGGATCGGGTGACGTGGCGAACCCGAGTGCTCTCGAACCACCTCCACCGCTCCTCCGCCTCGTCGGCTCTGACGGCCAACCCGTGCGTGGGGTTTTCGCCGCCGGAGCTGACGGAGCGGTTCGAATTCGAGACGAAGGAGATGCGGAGGCTTCTGGACCACCACAATCTGGAGGAGCGGGACTGGCTGTTCGGGCTGATGAGGCAGAGCAAGCTGTTTAATCAGAAGGAGGCCGGCGACGGCCGAGTGTTTGTGTCGCCGGACTATAACCAGAGCATGGAGCAGCAGAGGGAGATGACGATGAAGCGGATTGCCTACTTGTTGGATCGCGGGGTTTTCAGAGGTTGGCTGACCGAGAAAGGGGCTGAGGCTGAGTTGAGGAACTTTGCGTTACAAGAAGTTGCTGCGATTTATGACCATTCGCTCTCTGTCAAGATCGGTGTGCATTTCTTTCTATG GGGTGGTGCCATTCTGTTCTTTGGCACAAAGCGCCATCACGACAAGTGGCTGAGGGACACTGAGAATTATGCAATCAAGGGTTGCTTTGCAATGTCTGAGTTAGGGCACGGCAGTAAT GTTCGAGGAATCGAAACAGTCACCACTTACGATTCAAAAACTGGAGAGTTTGTCATTAATACTCCTTGTGAATCTGCTCAGAAGTATTGGATTGGAGGGGCAGCTAAT CATGCCACACACACTATTGTCTTTTCACAACTCATCATATCCGGGACCAATCAAGGCGTCCATGCATTTATAGCCCAGATCAGGGATGGAAATGGGAACATCTGTCCAAACATCCGTATTGCTGATTGTGGTCATAAAATTGGTTTAAATGGTGTTGATAATGGTCGAATATG GTTTGACAATGTCCGAATCCCCAGGGAAAATTTGTTGAATTCAGTAGCAGATGTTTCCGCAGAAGGGCAATATCTGAGTGCAATAAAAAACCCAGATCAG AGATTCGCAGCGTTCTTGGCTCCATTGACATTTGGACGTGTAACTATAGCAACCAGTGCAATTTATACAGCAAAG ATAAGTTTAGCAATTGCCATAAGGTACTCTTTGACAAGGCGGGCTTTTTCGGTTACACCAAACGGACCAGAAGTTCTATTGCTTGATTACCCAAGTCATCAGCACCGGCTATTGCCTCTCCTTGCAAAGAC ATATGCTATGACTTTTGCTGCAAATCACCTAAAGATGATCTATGTTAGGAGGACTCCTGAGTCGAGCAAAACCATCCATGTTGTTTCAAGTGCATTCAAGGCTACACTTACCTGGCATAACATGCGAACTCTTCAG GAGTGCCGTGAAGCCTGTGGAGGGCAAGGTCTGAAGACTGAAAACCGCATTGGTAATCTGAAAGGTGAATTTGATGTGCAGTCTACTTTTGAGGGGGACAATAATGTTCTGATGCAGCAG GTCAGCAAGGCACTTCTTGCAGAGTTTATAACAGCTCAGAAGAGAAGTAAACCATTTAAAGCTTTGGGATTAGAACATATGAATAAACCTTGCCCTGTCATTCCATCTCGCCTTACAAGTTCTACTCTTCAGAGTATCGAATTTCAG ATGGATGCATTTTGCTTAAGAGAGCGGGATCTACTGAATCGCTTTGCTGTGGAAGTGTCACAACGACAAAAACAGGGAGAAAGCAAAGAGTACTCGGTTCTTCTG AGTTATCAGCTAGCAGATGATTTGGGAAGAGCTTTCTCCGATCGAACAATATTGCAAACCTTCATCGATGTAGAGGCAACTGTACCTGCTGGTTCACTGAAG AATGTCTTAGCTACGTTGAGGACCTTGTATGCATTGATTTGCTTGGAAGAGGATGTGGCATTCCTCCGATACGGGTACTTATCAACGGATAATGTTGCTGCTGTGAGGAAAGAAGTAAGCAGCCTCTGCAGAGAGCTACGACCCCATGCACTTGCCTTGGTCAGTTCTTTTGGCATCCCTGATGCTTTCCTCGGTCCTATAGCTTTTAACTGGATTGAGTCAAATTCATGGTCTTCAGTTCAGCAGCACTAG